From a region of the uncultured Draconibacterium sp. genome:
- a CDS encoding carboxylesterase family protein — translation MKSLTLLAVIFIAFAFVACTEKDPNPVLTIEGGQIQGVETEVEGIVAYKGVPFAAPPVGELRWREPQPVVPWEGVKIADTYGDAASQTTWDPESFYGREWQASGTAPFREDCLYLNIWTPAAGQVDEKLPVAMWIHGGGYREGFSYEPEMDGGVDYASRGVILVQVTYRLGILGFFSHPLLSDESPNGVSGNYGVMDQAAALKWIHDNIDQFGGDPENIMIFGQSAGGGSVQTLLASPKSRDYVAKAISMSAGGLGAGRRPSMPFDTVQNNNKKIMDYFDITTLDEMRSLSFDSLTTLVNKYGAETRRRAFFSPVVEDYFLTGSFSEMAQANEIPDIPYMFGFTANDMNDMTKPVADFCLLREEQSDQPAYAYLFSRQLPGDDSGAFHSSDLWYVFHSFEHSWRPFTDGDEALSLHMVDCWTNFAKYGDPNGKDGGEWTPYTNATPEFMVFDADENDDISGMTDSPKFLGGGFPR, via the coding sequence ATGAAAAGTCTAACTCTTTTAGCTGTGATTTTCATTGCATTTGCTTTTGTGGCCTGCACTGAAAAAGATCCAAATCCTGTGTTGACAATTGAAGGTGGCCAAATACAGGGTGTTGAAACCGAAGTAGAAGGAATTGTTGCATACAAAGGTGTTCCTTTTGCAGCTCCACCAGTTGGAGAATTACGTTGGAGAGAACCACAACCAGTTGTTCCATGGGAAGGTGTAAAAATTGCTGATACATACGGTGACGCTGCATCACAAACTACCTGGGACCCGGAAAGTTTTTACGGACGTGAGTGGCAAGCCAGTGGTACAGCTCCGTTTAGAGAAGATTGTCTTTACCTGAATATTTGGACTCCTGCAGCTGGACAGGTTGATGAAAAATTACCTGTTGCAATGTGGATACATGGCGGCGGTTATCGTGAAGGTTTTTCATATGAACCGGAAATGGATGGCGGCGTTGACTATGCTTCAAGAGGTGTAATTTTAGTTCAGGTAACTTATCGTCTTGGTATATTGGGATTCTTTTCTCACCCATTATTATCAGATGAAAGTCCAAACGGTGTTTCAGGAAATTATGGTGTAATGGACCAGGCTGCAGCATTAAAATGGATTCATGACAATATTGATCAGTTTGGTGGCGATCCAGAAAATATTATGATTTTTGGTCAGAGTGCCGGAGGTGGAAGTGTTCAAACTTTACTCGCTTCACCAAAATCAAGAGATTATGTTGCTAAGGCAATTAGTATGAGTGCCGGTGGATTAGGTGCTGGAAGAAGACCTTCTATGCCTTTTGATACCGTTCAAAATAACAACAAAAAAATAATGGATTATTTTGACATCACCACACTTGACGAAATGCGTTCTCTTTCATTTGACTCGTTGACGACGCTAGTCAACAAATATGGTGCAGAAACTCGTAGACGCGCATTTTTTAGCCCGGTTGTCGAAGACTATTTCTTAACCGGATCATTTTCAGAAATGGCTCAGGCCAATGAAATTCCCGATATTCCTTATATGTTTGGTTTTACTGCAAACGATATGAACGATATGACTAAACCTGTGGCAGATTTTTGTTTATTGCGTGAAGAACAAAGTGATCAACCAGCTTATGCATATCTTTTCTCACGCCAGCTTCCCGGAGACGACAGTGGAGCTTTCCACTCATCTGATTTGTGGTATGTGTTCCATTCGTTTGAACACAGTTGGAGACCATTTACTGATGGCGATGAAGCATTAAGTTTGCACATGGTGGATTGTTGGACAAACTTTGCGAAATACGGTGATCCTAATGGTAAAGATGGTGGCGAGTGGACTCCATATACAAACGCGACACCTGAATTTATGGTGTTTGACGCCGACGAAAATGATGATATCAGCGGAATGACTGATAGCCCTAAATTTTTAGGTGGCGGTTTCCCAAGATAG
- a CDS encoding aminotransferase class IV: MQLLETIKCKDRKLYNLEYHQARFDVARMKYFPNAPKLKLKELIEIPATCKEGLFRCRVVYTEQVEKIEFLPHQYHSIDSIRLIEDNSLEYGSKYADREQLQHLFERRGDCDDILIVQNICITDSFTANPIFFDGEKWWTPDTPLLPGTQRARLLAENKISVCQITINDLPRFKKIGLINALQDMDDMPVLPIERIRKMTSS; this comes from the coding sequence ATGCAATTACTTGAAACCATAAAATGTAAAGACCGGAAACTGTATAATCTGGAATATCACCAGGCACGGTTTGATGTGGCGCGAATGAAATACTTTCCAAATGCACCAAAGCTAAAACTTAAAGAGCTGATTGAAATACCGGCAACCTGCAAAGAAGGGCTTTTCCGCTGTCGAGTGGTTTATACCGAACAGGTGGAAAAGATCGAATTCCTGCCTCACCAATATCATTCTATCGATAGTATCCGTCTGATTGAAGACAACAGCCTTGAATACGGCAGCAAATACGCCGACCGTGAACAATTACAGCATTTGTTTGAGCGACGCGGCGATTGCGACGATATCCTCATCGTACAAAACATTTGTATTACCGACAGTTTTACTGCTAATCCCATTTTCTTCGATGGCGAGAAATGGTGGACACCCGACACTCCCCTGCTCCCCGGGACACAACGTGCCCGTTTACTTGCCGAAAACAAAATTTCGGTTTGCCAGATTACGATTAACGATCTGCCCAGGTTCAAGAAAATAGGATTAATAAACGCCCTGCAGGATATGGATGATATGCCGGTTTTGCCGATTGAAAGGATTAGAAAAATGACAAGTAGTTAA
- a CDS encoding aminodeoxychorismate synthase component I, whose protein sequence is MKGSKTIISEMNELGRRNEAFVFVIDFDTTKAKLFRPDETEKIWWQANNQSNFARPITDEKEIKWETEPVSFSHYKKGFDLVQHHIHNGDTYLLNYTQPTRVKTNLSLEEIFHHSEARYKVLLKDEFVCFSPERFVQIDAGKISSYPMKGTMDASLPNAKERILNDSKELAEHNTIVDLIRNDLSLVAENVTVERFRYLERLKTNQRDLWQVSSKISGDLPENYTEQIGDIIFKMLPAGSICGAPKKKTVEIIKATENYDRGFYTGIFGYFDGLNLDSCVLIRYIEKQENQLVYKSGGGITFLSNAESEYEELVKKVYIPVFKRD, encoded by the coding sequence ATGAAAGGAAGCAAAACGATAATATCGGAAATGAATGAACTGGGGCGCAGGAACGAGGCCTTTGTTTTTGTGATCGATTTTGACACTACAAAAGCAAAGCTATTCAGGCCCGACGAAACGGAAAAAATATGGTGGCAGGCAAATAATCAATCGAATTTTGCCCGGCCAATAACTGATGAAAAAGAAATAAAATGGGAAACTGAGCCGGTTTCATTCAGCCATTATAAAAAGGGATTTGATCTTGTTCAGCACCACATTCACAACGGCGATACTTATTTGCTGAATTACACGCAGCCAACAAGGGTAAAAACCAACCTCTCGTTGGAAGAGATCTTTCACCACAGCGAGGCCCGCTATAAAGTGCTGCTGAAAGATGAGTTTGTATGTTTTTCGCCCGAGAGATTTGTACAGATCGATGCCGGTAAAATTTCGTCGTACCCCATGAAAGGAACGATGGACGCTTCATTGCCGAATGCCAAAGAACGTATTTTGAATGACTCGAAAGAGCTGGCAGAGCATAATACCATTGTAGATTTGATACGTAACGACCTGAGCCTGGTAGCCGAAAATGTGACGGTTGAAAGATTTCGTTACCTCGAGCGGCTAAAAACCAACCAGCGCGATTTGTGGCAGGTAAGCTCGAAAATAAGTGGTGATCTGCCGGAGAATTATACAGAACAAATTGGCGATATTATTTTTAAAATGTTACCGGCCGGATCGATTTGTGGTGCACCAAAAAAGAAAACCGTGGAGATTATTAAAGCTACCGAAAACTACGACCGTGGTTTTTACACCGGCATTTTTGGCTATTTCGACGGGCTCAATCTCGACAGCTGTGTGTTGATTCGCTACATAGAAAAACAGGAAAACCAACTGGTTTATAAAAGCGGCGGCGGCATAACTTTTTTAAGCAATGCAGAAAGCGAATATGAAGAGTTGGTGAAGAAGGTTTATATTCCGGTTTTCAAAAGAGATTGA
- a CDS encoding YggS family pyridoxal phosphate-dependent enzyme: MDIGKNIKEITESLPENVRLVAVSKTKPNEDILEAYNAGQRIFGENKVQDLTKKYEELPKDIEWHFIGHPQSNKVKYIAPFISLIHGVDSIKLLKTINKEAIKNNRVIDVLLQFHIAKELTKFGLSPDEADVLLSSDAFKQLTKVRVVGVMGMATYTDEKDQIRNEFRVLKSIFNSLKNKYFFDSKFFTEISMGMSGDYPIAVEEGSTMIRVGSNIFGARNY; this comes from the coding sequence ATGGATATTGGGAAAAATATAAAAGAAATTACGGAAAGTTTACCTGAAAATGTACGTTTGGTCGCTGTTTCAAAAACAAAACCTAACGAGGATATTTTGGAAGCCTACAACGCTGGTCAACGCATTTTTGGAGAAAACAAAGTTCAGGATCTAACCAAAAAATACGAAGAACTGCCCAAAGATATCGAGTGGCACTTTATTGGTCATCCGCAATCCAACAAGGTCAAATATATTGCTCCGTTTATCTCGCTTATTCATGGTGTCGATTCCATTAAACTCTTAAAAACCATCAATAAAGAGGCCATTAAAAACAATCGGGTAATCGATGTATTGTTACAATTTCATATTGCCAAAGAACTTACAAAGTTCGGTTTGTCGCCTGATGAGGCCGATGTTTTACTGTCGTCCGATGCATTTAAACAGCTAACAAAGGTACGGGTTGTTGGAGTGATGGGGATGGCTACGTACACCGATGAAAAGGATCAGATACGGAATGAATTTCGCGTGTTAAAAAGTATTTTTAATTCGCTGAAAAATAAATACTTTTTCGATTCCAAATTTTTCACTGAGATATCAATGGGCATGTCAGGCGATTATCCCATTGCTGTTGAGGAGGGAAGCACGATGATACGTGTGGGAAGTAATATTTTTGGAGCACGGAATTATTGA
- a CDS encoding dihydroorotate dehydrogenase-like protein: MANLETTYLGLKLKNPLVAASSGLTSSVEKIKELANAGIGAIVLKSIFEEQINNEVTNMLAKDQQNVGYPEAEDYIRNYMRDNTVTKHLELVKKAKEAVDVPIIASINCVSSKEWTTFAKDFEEAGADAIELNIFYLPTDRHEKPGMIEQLYLDVLEKVKSEVSIPVSVKFGLNHSNIIGMADKLKANGAAGVVMFNRFYEPDINLDKLELVASEVFSSPSDLRRSLRWVGIVSSSVTHLDIAASTGIHDGDAVIKQLLAGAQVAQLCSTLYVNGASVVSGMLDDLTAFMKKWNFKKIEDFRGRLSYKNIPDPMVYERSQFMKYFSNRK; encoded by the coding sequence ATGGCAAATTTAGAGACTACATACCTCGGACTAAAGCTGAAAAATCCTTTGGTTGCCGCCAGTTCTGGACTAACCAGTTCGGTTGAAAAAATTAAAGAACTTGCCAATGCCGGGATTGGTGCTATTGTGCTTAAATCGATATTCGAGGAGCAGATAAACAACGAGGTAACCAATATGCTGGCTAAAGATCAGCAGAACGTTGGCTATCCCGAGGCCGAAGATTACATACGGAATTACATGCGCGATAATACGGTAACCAAACACCTGGAGCTGGTGAAAAAAGCAAAAGAAGCTGTTGATGTGCCGATTATTGCGAGTATAAACTGTGTGTCGTCGAAAGAGTGGACCACTTTTGCCAAAGATTTTGAAGAAGCCGGTGCTGATGCCATCGAACTGAATATTTTCTATTTGCCGACTGATCGTCATGAAAAGCCGGGAATGATCGAACAGCTTTATCTTGATGTTCTTGAAAAGGTAAAAAGTGAAGTGAGTATTCCTGTTTCGGTGAAGTTTGGTTTAAACCATAGTAATATTATTGGAATGGCCGACAAGCTAAAAGCCAATGGTGCTGCCGGTGTAGTGATGTTTAATCGTTTTTACGAGCCGGATATCAACCTGGATAAACTGGAACTGGTAGCTTCCGAAGTGTTTAGTTCTCCATCCGATCTGCGTCGTTCGTTGCGGTGGGTGGGTATTGTTTCATCGTCGGTTACGCATTTGGATATTGCCGCCTCAACCGGAATTCACGATGGCGATGCAGTAATTAAACAATTGCTGGCCGGTGCACAGGTAGCTCAGTTGTGCTCAACATTGTATGTAAACGGCGCAAGTGTAGTAAGCGGAATGTTGGATGATTTAACTGCTTTTATGAAGAAGTGGAACTTTAAAAAGATCGAAGATTTCAGAGGTCGTCTATCGTATAAAAACATCCCCGATCCGATGGTTTACGAGCGCTCACAATTCATGAAATATTTTTCGAATAGGAAATAA
- a CDS encoding PKD domain-containing protein, protein MIKLKPVFLGVLFLFLGSTGFVLGQTKVPVIENLNQEPVQYCADPVAVAPFISIENIKVDDPNEGMKISISGYRKGEDVLVFDKVLDFKYNWNENSGVLEISGIGTDAEYELAVSKVYYQNVATSRTPGTRSFSINLLDADYLPATQHFYRFVPNESISWSNARSLAASESMKYYGLQGYLATIRSKAEQDFIYIKTEGTGWIGGSDEEEEGTWKWVEGPDKGIVFWKGNESGSPVNAEYSHWGTGEPNNQGGEDYAHILYSAGTRGYWNDLPNGGGGSPGYIPQGFLIEYGGMPGDPEVKLSAVAYVTVEESIPPELDENVVSTLLCGDKRQEFKIAFTNGNPSVNLEALNTTVDIENETSYNPVITVPEYGIYSFLLKTIDDATCEYIDTIEIGIHNQPEAIFNLNENECYGYNLQLSYSGENFEETEFIWYYNDAEFESGIGIDSVTIPLGFEDIDRSVALKVNEQGCIDSSLALEVKVKPNIIVSVDNEEGCSPLITEFSVNTSKPAESYLWNFDDGSTSDDENPNHKFLNPDDVRKTFDISLTVLDINGCENTAVYDTLVKVYPVPTAGFDFSPQEVLITAPKVEFTNTSHAATVYFWDFGDSTYSYETDPVHSYENMGIYNMTLEAGNSFGCADTIVKQIRVVFDKINSPTAFSPNLSNPDDEFRLYAEGVLNDAYNLLIFNRWGELVFESNSQEQGWDGKMRNGNFAPAGVYTWVLEYTDFMGDSHKQKGNITLLF, encoded by the coding sequence ATGATAAAACTAAAACCGGTATTTCTTGGCGTTCTTTTTTTGTTTCTGGGAAGTACCGGTTTTGTTTTGGGGCAAACTAAGGTTCCGGTTATTGAGAATTTGAACCAGGAACCAGTTCAATATTGTGCTGATCCGGTAGCTGTCGCTCCATTTATCTCTATTGAGAATATCAAGGTGGATGATCCGAATGAAGGTATGAAAATTTCGATCTCCGGTTATCGAAAGGGGGAGGATGTACTGGTTTTCGATAAAGTGTTAGATTTTAAATACAATTGGAATGAAAATTCTGGTGTTCTTGAGATCAGTGGGATTGGAACAGATGCCGAATATGAGTTGGCAGTTTCAAAAGTTTACTACCAAAATGTGGCTACATCCCGAACACCTGGAACGCGCTCGTTTTCAATAAACCTTCTTGATGCTGACTATTTACCGGCAACCCAACATTTTTATCGTTTTGTGCCAAATGAATCTATATCCTGGAGCAATGCTCGTTCGTTAGCTGCATCAGAATCCATGAAGTATTACGGTTTACAAGGTTATTTGGCAACAATTCGTTCTAAGGCAGAGCAAGATTTTATATATATAAAAACTGAAGGCACCGGGTGGATTGGTGGTTCTGATGAGGAAGAAGAAGGTACGTGGAAATGGGTAGAAGGCCCGGATAAGGGCATCGTTTTCTGGAAGGGAAACGAAAGCGGAAGTCCTGTAAATGCAGAATATTCCCATTGGGGAACTGGTGAGCCAAATAATCAGGGCGGTGAAGATTACGCTCATATTTTATATAGTGCCGGCACCAGAGGGTACTGGAATGATTTACCAAATGGAGGAGGTGGTAGTCCAGGTTATATTCCTCAGGGATTTTTAATCGAATATGGTGGAATGCCTGGTGATCCGGAAGTAAAACTATCGGCAGTTGCTTATGTTACCGTAGAGGAAAGCATACCCCCGGAACTTGATGAAAACGTAGTCTCAACACTTCTTTGTGGAGATAAGAGACAAGAGTTTAAAATAGCTTTTACCAATGGAAATCCATCTGTTAATTTGGAGGCATTGAATACAACGGTCGATATTGAAAATGAAACTTCATATAATCCGGTTATCACCGTTCCTGAATATGGAATCTACTCCTTCTTACTGAAAACTATTGATGATGCGACTTGTGAGTATATTGATACGATAGAGATTGGTATTCATAACCAACCTGAAGCCATTTTCAATCTCAATGAAAACGAGTGTTATGGTTACAATCTTCAGTTGTCATACTCCGGTGAAAACTTCGAAGAAACAGAATTTATCTGGTATTACAATGATGCAGAATTTGAATCGGGAATCGGGATAGACAGTGTTACTATCCCGTTGGGATTTGAAGATATTGATCGTTCGGTAGCATTGAAAGTAAATGAGCAGGGATGTATCGACTCATCGTTGGCGCTGGAAGTAAAAGTAAAACCTAATATTATTGTATCGGTTGATAACGAGGAAGGTTGTTCACCGCTAATTACCGAGTTTTCAGTTAACACCAGTAAACCGGCCGAGTCGTATTTGTGGAATTTTGATGATGGGAGCACTTCTGACGATGAAAACCCAAATCATAAATTTCTTAATCCGGATGATGTGCGTAAAACTTTCGATATCAGCCTTACTGTGCTCGATATTAATGGATGTGAAAATACAGCTGTTTATGATACCCTGGTAAAAGTGTATCCTGTACCAACGGCCGGATTTGATTTTTCTCCCCAGGAAGTGTTGATTACCGCGCCTAAGGTGGAATTTACCAATACCTCTCATGCCGCTACAGTGTATTTCTGGGATTTTGGCGACAGTACTTATTCCTACGAAACAGACCCTGTTCATTCATACGAGAATATGGGTATTTATAATATGACGCTTGAGGCCGGTAACAGTTTTGGTTGTGCCGATACTATCGTAAAACAGATAAGGGTTGTTTTTGATAAGATCAATTCACCAACTGCTTTTTCGCCTAACCTTAGCAACCCTGATGATGAGTTTAGATTGTATGCCGAAGGTGTTTTGAACGATGCATACAACCTATTGATTTTTAATCGGTGGGGCGAACTTGTTTTCGAATCGAACAGCCAGGAACAAGGCTGGGATGGTAAAATGCGCAATGGTAATTTTGCTCCGGCCGGAGTGTATACATGGGTGTTGGAATATACTGATTTCATGGGCGATTCGCACAAACAAAAAGGCAATATAACCCTGTTGTTCTGA
- a CDS encoding type IX secretion system membrane protein PorP/SprF, with protein MYFKKLLLALLVLPCAVFAQDPGYSQFFANPLHLNPAFAGTTELPRMVINYRNQWPQKGNSFTTYSLSYDFLLKKSNAGIGFQAYHDREPNNIITTSAATATYSYHLQLGLESFMTLGLNAGLVRKQFDTNGLIFPSEIDQLTGAISGSSNANLYEGSKTYPDFAIGAVGQHRQVFWGASLHHLTTPDESIHEGDHKGKVPMKITVHAGARLHKFHHALLSRRFTLSPNILYQQQGSFKQLNLGIYMIEKSFLFGGWFRNNIDTRPDAIIALIGFAREKFQFGYSFDYTLSELSNYSYGSHELSLTFFVGAKGKNKIRNKLLIPML; from the coding sequence ATGTACTTCAAAAAACTTCTACTTGCTCTACTTGTATTGCCATGTGCAGTTTTTGCTCAAGATCCCGGTTACTCGCAGTTTTTTGCTAATCCGCTTCACTTAAATCCGGCTTTTGCAGGAACAACAGAGCTACCCCGGATGGTAATTAATTACCGTAACCAGTGGCCGCAAAAAGGCAATTCGTTTACCACCTATTCCCTTTCTTACGACTTCCTTTTGAAAAAAAGTAATGCCGGAATTGGATTTCAGGCTTATCACGATCGCGAACCAAATAATATAATCACAACAAGTGCTGCAACTGCAACGTATTCTTACCATCTTCAGTTGGGATTGGAAAGTTTTATGACGCTGGGATTAAATGCAGGCCTTGTAAGAAAACAATTCGATACAAATGGGTTGATATTCCCGTCAGAGATCGATCAGCTGACAGGAGCTATTTCTGGTTCATCCAATGCCAACCTTTACGAAGGGAGCAAAACCTATCCCGACTTTGCAATTGGAGCAGTGGGACAACACCGCCAGGTATTTTGGGGAGCCAGTCTGCATCATTTAACCACACCCGACGAGTCGATCCACGAAGGAGACCATAAAGGGAAAGTTCCGATGAAAATTACGGTACATGCCGGTGCCCGACTGCACAAGTTTCATCACGCTTTATTGTCGAGGCGTTTTACACTTTCGCCAAACATACTTTACCAGCAACAGGGGTCGTTTAAGCAGCTTAATCTTGGAATTTATATGATTGAAAAATCATTTTTGTTTGGAGGCTGGTTCAGGAATAACATTGACACACGACCTGACGCTATAATCGCCTTAATCGGCTTTGCACGCGAAAAATTCCAGTTCGGCTACAGTTTTGACTATACCCTTTCCGAACTTTCCAATTACAGCTATGGATCGCATGAATTATCACTTACATTTTTTGTTGGAGCCAAAGGGAAAAATAAAATCAGAAACAAACTTCTTATTCCCATGCTTTAG
- a CDS encoding type IX secretion system membrane protein PorP/SprF, producing MSRAQNETYLLPFDNRIEINPALAGLNKNSSYQTGNQYHFVNSEQTYNLFYASWDSYSNKLKGGVALNFSQGMLSGQNISTSAIGFYYSGFPIKINNSRILLSAGTEVLAATKHWAVAFLNNVIPHDNDAPIEQGESFFRYYIFKPKFGFLWTNNSLQIGITSTVLHTRDVAFSLIEPTTTLGYTLYVSKKVDKRVRDLYSRPFEMSPELVVFYREEATIARLRLLAEYTDKTWGAFVQNDFTNHISTLGGTIGYRHNFMRFNLNAGMGIPGISDYNSFMCELSLNIIVPPFSHSKYNPWAPAKN from the coding sequence ATGAGTCGTGCGCAAAACGAAACCTACCTTCTGCCTTTTGATAACCGGATTGAGATTAATCCAGCTCTTGCCGGATTAAATAAGAACAGTTCGTATCAAACCGGAAATCAATATCATTTTGTAAACAGCGAACAAACCTATAATCTTTTTTATGCCTCGTGGGATTCGTATTCCAACAAATTAAAGGGAGGTGTGGCCCTGAATTTCAGCCAAGGGATGCTTAGCGGGCAAAACATTAGTACCTCCGCAATTGGTTTTTACTATTCGGGTTTCCCCATTAAAATAAATAATAGCAGAATACTTTTATCTGCCGGGACTGAAGTGCTTGCTGCAACCAAACACTGGGCAGTTGCATTTCTCAACAATGTAATTCCCCACGATAACGATGCACCGATTGAGCAGGGAGAATCTTTTTTTCGCTATTATATATTCAAACCAAAGTTTGGGTTTCTATGGACCAACAACTCCTTACAAATTGGTATAACATCAACCGTATTGCATACCAGAGATGTTGCCTTTAGTTTAATAGAACCGACAACAACATTGGGTTATACGCTGTATGTTTCGAAAAAGGTTGACAAAAGAGTTCGCGACCTATACTCCCGTCCTTTTGAAATGTCGCCGGAACTGGTTGTTTTCTACCGCGAAGAAGCCACTATTGCCCGACTGCGCTTACTTGCCGAATATACAGATAAAACATGGGGGGCCTTCGTTCAAAACGACTTTACCAACCATATTTCTACCCTGGGAGGGACAATTGGATACCGACATAATTTTATGCGCTTTAACCTTAATGCAGGAATGGGTATACCGGGCATTTCAGATTATAATTCCTTTATGTGCGAGCTATCGCTAAATATTATTGTTCCGCCTTTTAGCCATTCAAAATATAATCCATGGGCACCTGCAAAAAACTAA
- a CDS encoding MATE family efflux transporter translates to MLKYFIPAFIGVFVNALYNIVDRIFIGQGVGAEALSGISVIFPVMLIMMGFGMLIGIGTSVYVSINLGKKNMERAEQTLGTSFLLMILASVLIMVVTYSLKVPILRSFGSTDATFQYANDYLDIVLGGVAFMVIGFSLNNVIRSEGNARVAMVSMLISSVTNIILDPIFIFGLDMGVKGAAYATVISMFVLMLWVLYHFIKSKRAVVRLRMQHLKINWGITLEILAIGMAPFSMQIAGSFVQGLLNKKLIDFGGDLAVGAMGIINSVLTLVIMAIVALNMASQPIIGFNYGAKSVQRIKDTLKITLIAATLIAIVSYALIEAFPGYIIRIFNNDSEVLYNIATRGLRLVILALPLVGFQVVASNFFQAVGKAGLSIFATVFRQVIMLIPLIYILPGFFDIDGIWISYPVADTMSAIVVGFILYREWKRLPLIIEDSDEDKN, encoded by the coding sequence ATGCTCAAATATTTCATTCCTGCATTTATTGGAGTTTTCGTAAATGCATTGTACAATATTGTTGATCGGATTTTTATTGGACAGGGTGTTGGGGCCGAAGCATTATCGGGTATTTCGGTAATTTTTCCGGTTATGCTTATTATGATGGGCTTTGGTATGCTCATTGGTATTGGCACCAGTGTTTATGTTTCCATAAATCTGGGGAAAAAGAATATGGAAAGAGCGGAACAAACCTTGGGCACCAGTTTTCTCCTCATGATTTTGGCTTCGGTACTTATTATGGTGGTTACCTATTCGCTGAAAGTCCCAATTCTTCGTTCGTTTGGATCTACCGACGCAACTTTTCAATATGCCAATGATTATCTCGATATTGTTCTTGGCGGTGTGGCATTTATGGTTATTGGTTTTTCGCTAAACAATGTTATTCGTTCAGAAGGAAATGCGCGCGTTGCCATGGTTTCCATGCTGATAAGTTCAGTAACCAATATTATTCTCGATCCCATTTTTATTTTTGGCCTCGATATGGGTGTAAAAGGGGCAGCTTACGCAACCGTAATTTCAATGTTTGTTTTAATGTTGTGGGTGCTGTACCATTTTATAAAAAGTAAACGGGCAGTTGTGCGATTACGGATGCAGCATTTAAAAATTAACTGGGGAATTACATTGGAGATTCTGGCCATTGGAATGGCGCCTTTTTCCATGCAAATTGCCGGAAGTTTTGTTCAGGGCCTGTTAAATAAAAAGCTGATTGATTTTGGTGGCGACCTGGCTGTTGGCGCGATGGGAATTATTAATTCGGTGCTAACGCTGGTAATTATGGCTATTGTTGCGTTGAATATGGCCTCTCAACCTATTATCGGTTTTAATTATGGTGCCAAATCGGTTCAGCGAATAAAAGATACTTTAAAGATCACACTTATTGCTGCCACGCTTATTGCCATTGTTTCGTATGCATTAATCGAGGCTTTCCCCGGGTATATTATTAGGATTTTTAATAACGATAGCGAAGTGTTGTACAATATTGCAACCAGGGGATTACGGCTTGTTATTCTGGCACTGCCGCTTGTCGGATTTCAGGTGGTGGCTTCCAATTTCTTTCAGGCAGTTGGAAAAGCCGGCCTTTCCATATTTGCAACTGTATTTCGTCAGGTGATCATGTTAATTCCGCTCATTTATATTTTACCAGGGTTTTTCGATATTGATGGGATTTGGATAAGTTATCCGGTTGCAGATACCATGTCGGCAATAGTGGTCGGATTTATACTTTATCGCGAGTGGAAGCGTTTACCGTTAATAATTGAAGACAGCGATGAAGATAAGAACTAA
- a CDS encoding OsmC family protein — protein MAISTIKVSGEMGRSFSTKINCSHPFVIDQPKMAGGNDEGPNPLEVFLCSLPACICAIGRIIAQQRRIKLNGISVTAEGDIDKDFLLGKTTEGRAGFTEIRSYVAIDADLTTEEKRSFLDEIATRCPIADNIAESSVIKPVVVEDAIV, from the coding sequence ATGGCAATTTCAACTATAAAGGTAAGCGGAGAAATGGGCCGCAGCTTTTCAACTAAAATTAATTGTTCACATCCGTTTGTAATCGATCAGCCAAAAATGGCAGGAGGAAATGATGAAGGACCAAATCCATTGGAAGTGTTTCTGTGTTCGTTACCGGCCTGTATTTGTGCAATTGGAAGAATAATTGCGCAGCAACGAAGAATTAAGCTTAATGGCATAAGTGTTACGGCAGAAGGCGATATTGATAAAGATTTCCTGCTTGGGAAAACAACTGAAGGTCGTGCCGGATTTACTGAAATTAGAAGTTATGTTGCAATTGATGCAGACCTGACAACTGAAGAGAAGCGAAGTTTTTTAGATGAAATAGCAACTCGTTGCCCGATAGCTGATAACATTGCTGAAAGTTCTGTGATTAAACCGGTTGTAGTAGAAGACGCAATCGTTTAA